In Pseudobacter ginsenosidimutans, the following are encoded in one genomic region:
- a CDS encoding RNA polymerase sigma factor translates to MTATVHHNNPSAPDTVSIINSNTFRELYQRYQPGLFFQAYALLQNQQEAEDIVTDSFMKLWNARAQFNSAGAAVNWMRIATRNACLDLLKHRKIVQHSLNEIAGQADKEWYHEDLLGELLQEIHTAVEQLPEKSREVFRLRYIDGLKNEEIAGQLGIRHQSVRNHLATALKTLRLKLLDKDHLLPILLLMLKLRD, encoded by the coding sequence TTGACAGCAACAGTTCATCATAACAACCCATCTGCCCCGGATACGGTAAGCATTATCAACAGCAATACCTTCCGGGAATTGTACCAGCGGTACCAGCCGGGTCTCTTCTTCCAGGCCTATGCTTTATTGCAGAACCAACAGGAAGCGGAAGACATCGTAACGGATAGTTTCATGAAACTCTGGAATGCCCGTGCACAATTCAATTCAGCAGGCGCAGCTGTGAACTGGATGAGAATTGCCACACGCAATGCCTGCCTTGACCTGCTGAAACACCGCAAAATTGTTCAACACTCACTCAATGAAATAGCAGGCCAGGCAGACAAAGAATGGTACCATGAAGACCTGCTCGGCGAACTGCTGCAGGAAATTCACACCGCAGTTGAACAACTCCCCGAAAAAAGCAGGGAAGTATTCCGCCTCCGTTACATTGATGGATTGAAGAATGAAGAGATCGCCGGCCAACTCGGTATCCGCCACCAGTCCGTCAGGAACCACCTGGCCACTGCCCTGAAAACACTCAGACTGAAATTGCTCGACAAAGACCATTTACTCCCCATCCTTCTCCTGATGCTGAAACTAAGAGACTAA